Proteins from a genomic interval of Triplophysa dalaica isolate WHDGS20190420 chromosome 21, ASM1584641v1, whole genome shotgun sequence:
- the ppp1r3db gene encoding protein phosphatase 1, regulatory subunit 3Db, translating to MEPNGHGSGPAFRFASGFGKVCRPIRTFRLPDIYDPKPPPQRIPVAIRPPSPNPGSLQEPIHRRLSFEPEPKPIMRRRAKSLSSSSPKERTCRNMQVRFVDSLGLELEDVKFFKASEDPLVPTHVITRLLASAELASKKNLELSLPYFKPSFPENKGAELNFPESLCRQQVCLDQVFCSELGIMGTVQVLNLALEKEVTVRYSFTDWKSSADSKASWVTTVRRDEPNLESDVFRFHLPVPPFILQPGATLQFAIRFRVRGSEYWDNNDGCNYKLKCQTYKLIVPRECEDSLVHFT from the coding sequence ATGGAACCAAATGGGCATGGGTCAGGACCTGCCTTTCGGTTCGCTAGCGGCTTTGGTAAAGTATGTAGACCCATCAGGACATTTCGGCTTCCGGACATCTACGATCCTAAACCACCTCCACAAAGAATTCCTGTGGCAATACGGCCACCCAGCCCCAATCCAGGTTCTCTTCAAGAGCCTATCCATCGCAGACTATCCTTTGAGCCAGAACCGAAGCCCATCATGAGGAGGCGCGCAAAATCTCTCTCGTCCTCCTCTCCAAAGGAACGTACATGCAGAAACATGCAAGTGCGTTTTGTGGATTCTCTGGGGTTGGAACTGGAGGACGTGAAGTTCTTCAAAGCAAGCGAGGACCCTTTGGTGCCGACCCACGTGATCACTAGACTGCTGGCAAGCGCAGAGCTCGCCTCCAAGAAAAACTTAGAGCTCTCCTTACCATACTTCAAACCCTCCTTTCCTGAGAATAAGGGTGCGGAACTGAATTTCCCCGAGAGTTTGTGCCGTCAGCAAGTTTGCCTGGATCAGGTGTTTTGCTCTGAGCTTGGAATCATGGGAACTGTGCAGGTACTGAACTTGGCGTTAGAGAAAGAGGTTACGGTGCGCTATTCATTCACAGACTGGAAAAGCAGCGCTGATAGTAAAGCATCCTGGGTCACCACCGTGCGCCGAGATGAGCCCAATCTTGAATCAGACGTCTTTCGTTTCCACCTGCCTGTTCCACCTTTCATCCTGCAACCAGGTGCCACGTTACAGTTTGCTATCCGTTTCCGGGTCAGAGGATCTGAATATTGGGACAACAATGATGGATGCAATTATAAACTGAAATGCCAGACGTACAAACTCATAGTCCCCAGAGAGTGTGAAGATAGTTTGGTGCATTTTACTTGA
- the fam217bb gene encoding protein FAM217B isoform X2, with protein MPVMGAVLQERTLHNAHNEFRSLHRTETNRFGPSKRNTKTSLHQPHNSGNSLSAEPDCQQRLRQTRPEKKSIVADSPVRQNNTKIKSHVSSKNGLKESRPNQSSNAKKVSGSKSSGPQPVQQISVKEQREESSECRSEAKDTAVCKNEEEDSDSASDLSDSERCSTLPPQIVPPDLDLRAEVIDPSDLHPSRLACRGRTAGSYPDFLPPPFNSWSLKQLAVYLNTDGKGISRPKPVGQLERYLDRLLQMEWHQIQTVQEESSKCNGPTPKGRHTSSHSSLSSPKCILQCQRAFPLALLSSLTNTPTMQLPSCPDCRKRYPISHAYQHRHTRLSPKRGQASGFPKRSCSESRAHQFNQRQKTREHRLSDPLSESSHLKRMQAVGNIRNPVGAINNSEQISAITPSTPSLNDVKIKRSGRRSHSCGGMREAGYKTRARSEQRKTFDETKQDSDLSGARSSDGLLSSKDSVTGLNRKQKRVEFVTN; from the exons ATGCCAGTGATGGGAGCAGTGTTACAGGAGCGCACTCTCCATAACGCGCACAATGAGTTTCGTTCCTTGCACAGAACAGAAACTAATAGGTTTGGACCAAG CaagagaaacacaaagacatCTTTGCACCAACCACATAATAGTGGCAACAGCCTGTCAGCTGAACCT GACTGTCAGCAGAGGTTAAGACAAACAAGACCTGAGAAAAAGTCGATCGTTGCAGACTCACCAGTCAG GCAAAACAACACCAAGATCAAATCTCACGTGTCCTCCAAAAATGGACTGAAGGAAAGCCGTCCAAACCAAAGCAGTAATGCTAAAAAAGTGAGCGGTAGCAAGAGTTCAGGTCCACAGCCTGTACAGCAGATTTCTGTAAAAGAGCAAAGAGAAGAGTCATCAGAATGCAGAAGTGAAGCCAAGGACACTGCAGTTTGTAAAAACGAAGAAGAGGATTCAGACAGTGCAAGTGACCTGTCTGATTCTGAGAGATGTTCAACACTTCCACCTCAAATCGTTCCTCCAGACCTTGACTTACGGGCGGAGGTCATAGATCCTTCAGACTTGCATCCCTCGCGACTTGCTTGTCGAGGACGCACCGCTGGCAGCTATCCCGATTTCCTACCGCCTCCTTTTAATTCTTGGAGTCTCAAGCAGCTAGCCGTGTACTTGAATACGGATGGCAAAGGAATTTCTCGGCCAAAGCCTGTTGGGCAGCTGGAGAGGTACTTGGATAGGCTGTTACAAATGGAATGGCATCAGATCCAAACTGTCCAAGAGGAAAGCAGCAAATGTAACGGGCCAACACCAAAGGGTCGCCATACATCTTCACATTCCAGCCTCAGCTCTCCTAAATGCATCCTCCAGTGTCAGCGAGCTTTCCCCTTGGCATTACTGTCCTCCTTGACAAACACTCCCACGATGCAGCTTCCAAGCTGTCCAGATTGCAGGAAGAGATACCCCATCTCTCACGCCTACCAGCACCGCCACACGCGGTTGAGTCCGAAAAGGGGTCAGGCTTCAGGCTTTCCTAAAAGAAGCTGCAGTGAAAGCAGAGCTCATCAGTTTAATCAAAGACAGAAAACTCGCGAGCACAGACTCAGTGACCCACTGAGTGAGAGCAGCCATCTGAAGCGCATGCAGGCAGTCGGTAACATTCGCAATCCTGTAGGAGCCATTAATAATTCTGAGCAAATTTCAGCTATTACACCCAGTACTCCCAGTCtcaatgatgtaaaaataaaaaggtcGGGGCGAAGAAGTCATTCCTGTGGGGGTATGAGGGAGGCTGGTTATAAGACAAGAGCACGAAGTGAACAGAGGAAGACTTTTGATGAAACAAAACAGGATTCTGATTTATCTGGTGCTAGAAGTTCAGATGGTTTACTCAGTTCAAAAGACTCTGTAACAGGACTAAACAGGAAACAGAAGCGTGTAGAATTTGTCACAAATTAA
- the fam217bb gene encoding protein FAM217B isoform X1: MQTQANSESFFISLATHALQILETQTNTETRWKYSQHIQTQKRSASCTDDNGSVSGGPDWEALHSDCSNSLVELSATMKDCQQRLRQTRPEKKSIVADSPVRQNNTKIKSHVSSKNGLKESRPNQSSNAKKVSGSKSSGPQPVQQISVKEQREESSECRSEAKDTAVCKNEEEDSDSASDLSDSERCSTLPPQIVPPDLDLRAEVIDPSDLHPSRLACRGRTAGSYPDFLPPPFNSWSLKQLAVYLNTDGKGISRPKPVGQLERYLDRLLQMEWHQIQTVQEESSKCNGPTPKGRHTSSHSSLSSPKCILQCQRAFPLALLSSLTNTPTMQLPSCPDCRKRYPISHAYQHRHTRLSPKRGQASGFPKRSCSESRAHQFNQRQKTREHRLSDPLSESSHLKRMQAVGNIRNPVGAINNSEQISAITPSTPSLNDVKIKRSGRRSHSCGGMREAGYKTRARSEQRKTFDETKQDSDLSGARSSDGLLSSKDSVTGLNRKQKRVEFVTN; the protein is encoded by the exons atgcaaacacaagcaaattcagaaagcttcttcattagtttggcgacacatgccctgcaaatactcgaaacacaaacaaacacagaaacgcgctggaaatactcgcaacacatacaaacacagaaacgttCTGCGAGCTGCacggacgacaacggaagtgtttccgggggacctgATTGGGAAGCGCTTCATtctgactgttcaaattcgttagtggagttgtcagcgaCAATGAAG GACTGTCAGCAGAGGTTAAGACAAACAAGACCTGAGAAAAAGTCGATCGTTGCAGACTCACCAGTCAG GCAAAACAACACCAAGATCAAATCTCACGTGTCCTCCAAAAATGGACTGAAGGAAAGCCGTCCAAACCAAAGCAGTAATGCTAAAAAAGTGAGCGGTAGCAAGAGTTCAGGTCCACAGCCTGTACAGCAGATTTCTGTAAAAGAGCAAAGAGAAGAGTCATCAGAATGCAGAAGTGAAGCCAAGGACACTGCAGTTTGTAAAAACGAAGAAGAGGATTCAGACAGTGCAAGTGACCTGTCTGATTCTGAGAGATGTTCAACACTTCCACCTCAAATCGTTCCTCCAGACCTTGACTTACGGGCGGAGGTCATAGATCCTTCAGACTTGCATCCCTCGCGACTTGCTTGTCGAGGACGCACCGCTGGCAGCTATCCCGATTTCCTACCGCCTCCTTTTAATTCTTGGAGTCTCAAGCAGCTAGCCGTGTACTTGAATACGGATGGCAAAGGAATTTCTCGGCCAAAGCCTGTTGGGCAGCTGGAGAGGTACTTGGATAGGCTGTTACAAATGGAATGGCATCAGATCCAAACTGTCCAAGAGGAAAGCAGCAAATGTAACGGGCCAACACCAAAGGGTCGCCATACATCTTCACATTCCAGCCTCAGCTCTCCTAAATGCATCCTCCAGTGTCAGCGAGCTTTCCCCTTGGCATTACTGTCCTCCTTGACAAACACTCCCACGATGCAGCTTCCAAGCTGTCCAGATTGCAGGAAGAGATACCCCATCTCTCACGCCTACCAGCACCGCCACACGCGGTTGAGTCCGAAAAGGGGTCAGGCTTCAGGCTTTCCTAAAAGAAGCTGCAGTGAAAGCAGAGCTCATCAGTTTAATCAAAGACAGAAAACTCGCGAGCACAGACTCAGTGACCCACTGAGTGAGAGCAGCCATCTGAAGCGCATGCAGGCAGTCGGTAACATTCGCAATCCTGTAGGAGCCATTAATAATTCTGAGCAAATTTCAGCTATTACACCCAGTACTCCCAGTCtcaatgatgtaaaaataaaaaggtcGGGGCGAAGAAGTCATTCCTGTGGGGGTATGAGGGAGGCTGGTTATAAGACAAGAGCACGAAGTGAACAGAGGAAGACTTTTGATGAAACAAAACAGGATTCTGATTTATCTGGTGCTAGAAGTTCAGATGGTTTACTCAGTTCAAAAGACTCTGTAACAGGACTAAACAGGAAACAGAAGCGTGTAGAATTTGTCACAAATTAA
- the pdrg1 gene encoding p53 and DNA damage-regulated protein 1 produces MDESAQRVLEYLTDVEAAAEDVLADKQQIVDLDLRRNRNREALNALRNYPANDKVKVCFGNMFIRFPPENTKSMILKDQEQLDKEINDLRTGLKGKVNRLNQIQGKPDLRGYNLSPLNSNEMKAINSLIKK; encoded by the exons atggATGAGAGCGCTCAGCGAGTGTTGGAGTATCTGACAGACGTAGAGGCTGCTGCAGAAGATGTACTGGCTGACAAACAACAG ATTGTGGATCTGGATCTTCGGAGAAACAGGAACCGAGAAGCGCTCAACGCTTTACGAAACTATCCAGCTAACG ACAAAGTAAAGGTGTGCTTTGGAAATATGTTCATCAGATTCCCTCCAGAAAATACCAAATCCATGATTCTTAAAG ACCAGGAGCAGCTTGACAAGGAAATAAATGACCTCCGCACAGGTCTTAAGGGGAAAGTAAATCGCCTCAATCAGATACAAG GTAAACCTGATCTCAGAGGATACAACCTTTCCCCTTTGAACAGTAATGAAATGAAGGCAATTAACAGCCTCATTAAAAAATGA